A region of Streptomyces halobius DNA encodes the following proteins:
- the atpA gene encoding F0F1 ATP synthase subunit alpha, producing the protein MAELTIRPEEIRDALENFVQAYKPDAASREEVGTVSEAGDGIAKVEGLPSAMANELLKFEDGTLGLALNLEEREIGAIVLGEFGGIEEGQPVQRTGEVLSVAVGEGYLGRVVDPLGNPIDGLGEIASEDRRALELQAPGVMVRKSVHEPMETGYKAVDAMTPIGRGQRQLIIGDRQTGKTALAVDTIINQRDNWRSGDPKKQVRCIYVAVGQKGSTIASVRGALEEAGALEYTTIVAAPASDPAGFKYLAPYTGSAIGQHWMYQGKHVLIIFDDLSKQADAYRAVSLLLRRPPGREAYPGDVFYLHSRLLERCAKLSDDMGAGSMTGLPIVETKANDVSAFIPTNVISITDGQCFLESDLFNAGQRPALNVGISVSRVGGSAQHKAMKQVSGRLRVDLAQYRELEAFAAFGSDLDAASKASLERGKRMVELLKQSQYAPFSTEDEVVSIWAGTTGKMDDVPVNDIRRFERELLDYLGREKKDLLTSIREGGKMSDDTIQALTDSVAAFKQQFETSDGKLLGEDAPVSTTK; encoded by the coding sequence ATGGCGGAGCTCACGATCCGGCCGGAGGAGATCCGGGACGCGCTGGAGAACTTCGTCCAGGCGTACAAGCCGGACGCGGCCTCGCGCGAAGAGGTCGGCACGGTCAGCGAGGCCGGAGACGGCATCGCGAAGGTCGAGGGCCTTCCCTCGGCAATGGCGAACGAGCTGCTGAAGTTCGAGGACGGCACCCTCGGCCTCGCGCTGAACCTGGAAGAGCGCGAGATCGGTGCGATCGTCCTCGGCGAATTCGGCGGTATCGAGGAGGGCCAGCCGGTGCAGCGCACCGGTGAGGTGCTCTCGGTCGCCGTGGGCGAGGGCTACCTCGGCCGCGTGGTCGACCCGCTGGGCAACCCGATCGACGGCCTCGGCGAGATCGCGTCCGAGGACCGCCGCGCCCTGGAGCTGCAGGCTCCGGGCGTCATGGTCCGTAAGTCGGTCCACGAGCCGATGGAGACCGGCTACAAGGCCGTCGACGCGATGACCCCGATCGGCCGCGGCCAGCGTCAGCTGATCATCGGTGACCGCCAGACCGGCAAGACCGCCCTGGCCGTCGACACGATCATCAACCAGCGCGACAACTGGCGCTCGGGCGACCCGAAGAAGCAGGTCCGCTGCATCTACGTCGCCGTCGGCCAGAAGGGCTCCACCATCGCGTCCGTGCGCGGCGCGCTGGAGGAGGCCGGTGCCCTGGAATACACCACCATCGTCGCCGCCCCGGCGTCCGACCCGGCGGGCTTCAAGTACCTGGCGCCCTACACCGGTTCGGCCATCGGTCAGCACTGGATGTACCAGGGCAAGCACGTCCTGATCATCTTCGACGACCTGTCGAAGCAGGCCGACGCCTACCGCGCCGTGTCCCTGCTGCTGCGCCGTCCGCCGGGCCGTGAGGCCTACCCCGGTGACGTCTTCTACCTGCACTCGCGTCTGCTGGAGCGGTGCGCCAAGCTCTCCGACGACATGGGCGCCGGCTCGATGACCGGTCTGCCGATCGTCGAGACCAAGGCGAACGACGTGTCGGCGTTCATTCCGACCAACGTCATCTCCATCACCGACGGCCAGTGCTTCCTGGAGTCCGACCTGTTCAACGCGGGCCAGCGCCCGGCGCTGAACGTCGGTATCTCGGTCTCCCGTGTCGGTGGCTCGGCCCAGCACAAGGCCATGAAGCAGGTCTCCGGCCGGCTTCGCGTGGACCTCGCCCAGTACCGCGAGCTGGAGGCCTTCGCCGCCTTCGGTTCCGACCTGGACGCGGCCTCCAAGGCGTCGCTGGAGCGCGGTAAGCGCATGGTCGAGCTGCTCAAGCAGAGCCAGTACGCGCCCTTCTCGACCGAGGACGAGGTTGTCTCCATCTGGGCCGGCACCACCGGCAAGATGGACGACGTCCCCGTCAACGACATCCGCCGCTTCGAGCGGGAGCTCCTCGACTACCTGGGCCGGGAGAAGAAGGACCTGCTGACCAGCATTCGCGAGGGCGGCAAGATGTCCGACGACACCATCCAGGCGCTCACCGATTCCGTCGCCGCCTTCAAGCAGCAGTTCGAGACCTCGGACGGCAAGCTGCTCGGTGAGGACGCTCCGGTCAGCACCACCAAGTGA
- the atpB gene encoding F0F1 ATP synthase subunit A: protein MLAFNTECHLFIPGCGFEAPGLHSFVFEPLFTVGGFEFNKPMLLALLSTVVVVWFFWAAFGRAKVVPGKLQMVGEAGYDFVRRGLVYDALGKKEGDKYVPFMVSLFFFVWIMNIWSIIPLAQFPVTSIIAFPAGLALVVYILWVSLTFKKHGFVGAWKNFSGYDKSVGWVLPLLMVIELFSNLLIRPFTHAVRLFANMFAGHMLIVMFTIASWYLLNGVGVVYAGASFVMTILMTAFELFIQAVQAYVFVLLACNYVQGALAEHH, encoded by the coding sequence ATGCTCGCCTTCAACACGGAGTGCCACCTCTTTATTCCGGGGTGTGGCTTCGAGGCCCCGGGTCTTCATTCGTTCGTATTCGAACCCCTCTTCACAGTCGGTGGCTTCGAGTTCAACAAGCCGATGCTGCTGGCTCTGCTCAGCACGGTCGTCGTCGTGTGGTTCTTCTGGGCCGCCTTCGGCCGGGCCAAGGTCGTGCCGGGCAAGCTCCAGATGGTCGGCGAGGCGGGTTACGACTTCGTGCGCCGCGGGCTCGTTTACGACGCCCTGGGCAAGAAAGAGGGCGACAAGTACGTCCCCTTCATGGTCTCGCTGTTCTTCTTCGTGTGGATCATGAATATCTGGTCGATCATCCCGCTCGCCCAGTTCCCGGTGACCTCGATCATCGCCTTCCCCGCGGGTCTCGCACTGGTCGTCTACATCCTGTGGGTGTCCCTGACCTTCAAGAAGCACGGCTTCGTCGGCGCCTGGAAGAACTTCAGCGGCTACGACAAGTCGGTGGGCTGGGTCCTGCCGCTGCTGATGGTCATCGAGCTCTTCTCGAACCTGCTCATCCGGCCGTTCACCCACGCGGTACGACTCTTCGCGAACATGTTCGCGGGCCACATGCTGATCGTGATGTTCACCATCGCCAGCTGGTACCTGCTGAACGGTGTCGGCGTCGTCTACGCGGGCGCGTCCTTCGTCATGACGATCCTGATGACCGCCTTCGAGCTCTTCATCCAGGCCGTTCAGGCGTACGTTTTCGTCCTCCTGGCCTGCAACTACGTCCAGGGCGCGCTCGCCGAGCACCACTGA
- the rpmE gene encoding 50S ribosomal protein L31, producing the protein MKRDIHPEYVETQVSCTCGASFTTRSTVAGGSIRADICSECHPFYTGKQKILDTGGRVARFEARFGKAAAAKK; encoded by the coding sequence TTGAAGCGCGACATCCACCCGGAGTACGTCGAGACCCAGGTCAGCTGCACCTGTGGCGCGTCGTTCACCACCCGTAGCACCGTCGCCGGCGGCAGCATCCGCGCCGACATCTGCTCCGAGTGCCACCCGTTCTACACGGGCAAGCAGAAGATCCTGGACACGGGCGGCCGCGTGGCCCGCTTCGAGGCCCGCTTCGGCAAGGCCGCCGCTGCCAAGAAGTAG
- the atpE gene encoding ATP synthase F0 subunit C, with translation MSAALEMVNLAAKDTVSGNVSAIGYGLAAIGPGVGVGIIFGNGTQALARQPEAAGLIRTNQIMGFAFCEALALIGIVMGFVYQ, from the coding sequence ATGTCCGCTGCTCTCGAAATGGTCAACCTCGCCGCCAAGGACACCGTCTCCGGCAACGTCAGCGCCATCGGCTACGGCCTCGCCGCGATCGGCCCCGGCGTCGGCGTCGGCATCATCTTCGGTAACGGCACCCAGGCCCTGGCCCGTCAGCCCGAGGCGGCCGGCCTGATCCGCACCAACCAGATCATGGGTTTCGCCTTCTGTGAGGCGCTCGCCCTGATCGGCATCGTCATGGGCTTCGTTTACCAGTAA
- a CDS encoding arsenate reductase/protein-tyrosine-phosphatase family protein has product MMAPLGRGIAGPGDAPFLPPAPLFRILHVSTGNVCRSPITERLHRHALRLRLGETHSSGLVVESAGTWGHEGAPMEAHAATVCADYGADPAGFIGRELLDEHVIRADLVLTATRDHRAQVISMGHSAGLRTFTLKEFNRLVRAIDPATLPEPDPELPDGGLVERARALVGAAAALRGWLLAPSPESDEVHDPYGAPITFFRSIGDEINQALDPVVTALTGVPARA; this is encoded by the coding sequence TTGATGGCGCCCCTGGGGCGTGGCATAGCGGGACCAGGCGATGCCCCCTTCCTCCCCCCTGCACCCTTGTTCCGGATCCTCCACGTCAGCACCGGCAATGTCTGCCGCTCGCCGATCACCGAGCGGCTGCACCGCCATGCCCTGCGACTGCGGCTCGGCGAGACGCACAGCAGCGGCCTGGTGGTGGAGAGCGCCGGCACCTGGGGCCACGAAGGCGCCCCGATGGAGGCGCACGCCGCGACGGTGTGCGCCGACTACGGCGCGGACCCGGCCGGGTTCATCGGCCGTGAGCTGCTGGACGAGCACGTCATCCGCGCCGACCTGGTGCTGACCGCGACCCGCGACCACCGTGCCCAGGTCATCTCGATGGGCCACTCCGCGGGCCTGCGGACGTTCACGCTCAAGGAGTTCAACCGGCTGGTGCGGGCCATAGACCCCGCCACGCTGCCCGAGCCCGATCCGGAGCTGCCGGACGGCGGCCTGGTCGAACGCGCCCGTGCGCTGGTCGGCGCGGCCGCCGCGCTGCGCGGCTGGCTGCTCGCGCCCAGCCCGGAGTCCGACGAGGTGCACGACCCGTACGGCGCGCCCATCACCTTCTTCCGCTCCATCGGCGATGAGATCAACCAGGCGCTCGATCCGGTGGTCACGGCCCTCACGGGAGTGCCGGCCCGCGCCTAG
- a CDS encoding MraY family glycosyltransferase: MGQPVREYLLTLCVTAAVTYLLTGPVRKFAIAAGAMPEIRARDVHREPTPRLGGIAMFGGLCAGLLVASHLTNMSDVFAKSNEPRALLSGAALIWVLGVLDDKWGVDALVKLGGQMIAAGVMVLQGLTILWIPVPGVGTVSLTPMQGTLLTVALVVITINAVNFVDGLDGLASGMVCIAAAAFFMYAYRMWFGYGIEAAAPATLFSVVLMGMCLGFLPHNMHPARIFMGDSGSMLIGLVMAAGAVSVTGQVDPDLLGQKAGGLREATHAMVPVYIPLLLPLTVIAVPVADLILAIVRRTWNGQSPFAADRGHLHHRLLEIGHSHSRAVLIMYFWSALIAFGAVAYSVNNASMWIVLGIVLLSAVGLVLLLLPRFTPRAPRWAEWMVPPRYRRVVRESAVTAAAADGAGADGPGEEREPVPAGLHGATAIGDRSRFVGRRKADSHR; the protein is encoded by the coding sequence ATGGGGCAGCCCGTGCGTGAATACCTGCTGACGCTGTGCGTCACGGCCGCGGTGACCTATCTGCTGACCGGGCCGGTGCGGAAGTTCGCGATCGCGGCCGGTGCGATGCCGGAGATCCGCGCGCGTGATGTGCACCGCGAGCCGACACCGCGGCTCGGCGGCATCGCGATGTTCGGCGGGCTGTGCGCGGGTCTGCTGGTGGCCTCGCATCTGACGAATATGAGCGACGTCTTCGCGAAGTCCAACGAGCCGCGGGCGCTGCTCTCCGGCGCCGCCCTGATCTGGGTGCTCGGGGTGTTGGACGACAAGTGGGGCGTGGACGCGCTGGTCAAGCTGGGCGGGCAGATGATCGCCGCGGGTGTGATGGTCCTCCAGGGGCTGACGATCCTGTGGATCCCGGTCCCCGGTGTCGGCACCGTCTCGCTGACCCCGATGCAGGGCACACTGCTGACCGTCGCGCTGGTCGTGATCACCATCAACGCGGTGAACTTCGTCGACGGTCTGGACGGGCTGGCCTCCGGCATGGTGTGCATCGCCGCGGCGGCCTTCTTCATGTACGCGTACCGGATGTGGTTCGGCTATGGCATCGAGGCGGCCGCGCCCGCAACGCTGTTCTCGGTCGTTCTGATGGGGATGTGCCTGGGCTTTCTGCCGCACAACATGCACCCGGCGCGGATCTTCATGGGTGACTCCGGCTCGATGCTGATCGGTCTGGTGATGGCCGCCGGCGCGGTCTCGGTGACCGGCCAGGTCGACCCGGACCTGCTGGGCCAGAAGGCGGGCGGGCTGCGCGAGGCCACGCACGCGATGGTGCCGGTCTACATTCCGCTGCTGCTTCCGCTGACGGTGATCGCGGTGCCGGTGGCCGACCTCATTCTGGCGATCGTGCGGCGTACGTGGAACGGCCAGTCTCCGTTCGCCGCGGACCGGGGACATCTCCACCACCGGCTGCTGGAGATCGGGCACTCGCACAGCCGGGCCGTGCTGATCATGTACTTCTGGTCGGCGCTGATCGCCTTCGGCGCGGTCGCCTACTCCGTGAACAACGCCAGCATGTGGATCGTCCTCGGCATCGTGCTGCTGAGCGCGGTTGGTCTGGTGCTGCTCCTGCTGCCGCGCTTCACGCCGCGGGCCCCGCGCTGGGCGGAGTGGATGGTTCCGCCGCGCTACCGGAGGGTCGTACGGGAGTCGGCGGTGACGGCCGCGGCGGCGGACGGTGCGGGCGCCGACGGTCCGGGCGAGGAGCGCGAACCGGTCCCCGCGGGCCTCCACGGCGCCACCGCGATCGGTGACAGGTCACGTTTCGTGGGCCGCCGTAAGGCGGACAGTCATCGCTGA
- a CDS encoding L-threonylcarbamoyladenylate synthase, protein MARRYDCSDATDRATGLREAASAVRRGELVVLPTDTVYGVGADAFSPEAVADLLAAKGRGRGMPTPVLVGSPNTLHGLVTDFSEQAWELVDAFWPGALTLVANHQPSLTWDLGETRGTVAVRMPLHPVAIELLTDFGPMAVSSANLSGHPSPQDCDAAQEMLGDAVSVYLDGGPTPAAVPSSIVDVTGTVPVLLREGAISADELRKVVPELEVAN, encoded by the coding sequence ATGGCACGGCGATACGACTGCAGCGACGCGACCGACCGCGCGACCGGTCTGCGTGAGGCCGCCTCGGCCGTCCGCCGCGGCGAGCTGGTCGTGCTGCCGACCGACACCGTCTACGGCGTCGGCGCGGACGCCTTCAGCCCCGAGGCCGTCGCCGATCTGCTGGCGGCCAAGGGGCGCGGCCGCGGTATGCCCACCCCGGTCCTCGTCGGCTCCCCGAACACCCTGCACGGGCTGGTCACCGACTTCTCCGAGCAGGCGTGGGAGCTGGTCGACGCCTTCTGGCCGGGCGCGCTGACCCTGGTCGCCAACCACCAGCCGTCGCTGACCTGGGATCTGGGCGAGACCCGTGGCACGGTCGCGGTGCGGATGCCGCTGCACCCCGTCGCGATCGAGCTGCTGACCGACTTCGGCCCGATGGCGGTCTCCAGCGCCAACCTCTCCGGCCACCCGTCCCCGCAGGACTGCGACGCCGCGCAGGAGATGCTCGGCGACGCGGTCTCCGTCTACCTCGACGGCGGCCCGACACCCGCCGCCGTGCCGTCCTCCATCGTCGATGTCACCGGCACGGTCCCGGTGCTGCTGCGGGAGGGCGCGATCAGCGCGGACGAGCTGCGCAAGGTGGTTCCCGAGCTTGAGGTGGCCAATTGA
- the prfA gene encoding peptide chain release factor 1, producing the protein MFEAVEELIGEHADLERRLADPAVHADQREAMRLNKRYSELTPIIAAYRAWKRTGDDIETAREFAADDPDFADEVKELEVRREDLTEKLRLLLVPRDPSDDKDVILEVKAGEGGEESALFAGDLLRMYLRYAERVGWKTEVLDANESDLGGYKDVQVAVKTKGGAGAIEPGQGVWARLKYEGGVHRVQRVPATESQGRIHTSAAGVLVTPEAEEVDVEINANDLRVDVYRSSGPGGQSVNTTDSAVRITHLPTGIVVSCQNEKSQLQNKEQALRILRSRLLAAAQEEAEREASDARRSQVRTVDRSERIRTYNFPENRISDHRVGFKAYNLDQVLDGELDPVIQACVDADSAAKLAAAQ; encoded by the coding sequence ATGTTCGAGGCGGTCGAAGAACTGATCGGCGAGCACGCCGATCTTGAGAGGCGGCTGGCCGACCCCGCGGTCCACGCCGACCAGCGCGAGGCCATGCGGCTCAACAAGCGCTACTCCGAGCTGACCCCGATCATCGCGGCGTACCGCGCCTGGAAGCGGACCGGCGACGACATCGAGACCGCGCGTGAATTCGCCGCGGACGACCCGGACTTCGCCGACGAGGTCAAGGAGCTGGAGGTCCGGCGCGAGGACCTCACCGAGAAGCTGCGGCTGCTGCTCGTGCCCCGCGACCCCAGCGACGACAAGGACGTCATCCTGGAGGTCAAGGCCGGCGAGGGCGGCGAGGAGTCCGCGCTGTTCGCCGGCGACCTGCTGCGGATGTATCTGCGCTACGCCGAGCGGGTCGGCTGGAAGACCGAGGTCCTCGACGCCAACGAGTCCGACCTCGGCGGCTACAAGGACGTCCAGGTCGCCGTGAAGACCAAGGGCGGGGCCGGCGCCATCGAGCCCGGACAGGGCGTCTGGGCGCGGCTGAAGTACGAGGGCGGGGTGCACCGCGTCCAGCGGGTGCCCGCCACCGAGTCGCAGGGCCGGATCCACACCTCCGCGGCCGGTGTGCTGGTCACGCCCGAGGCCGAGGAGGTCGACGTCGAGATCAACGCCAACGACCTGCGGGTCGACGTCTACCGCTCCTCGGGCCCCGGCGGCCAGTCCGTCAACACCACCGACTCCGCGGTCCGTATCACGCACCTGCCCACCGGCATCGTCGTCTCCTGCCAGAACGAGAAGAGCCAGCTCCAGAACAAGGAGCAGGCGCTGCGCATCCTGCGCTCCCGGCTGCTGGCCGCCGCCCAGGAAGAGGCCGAGCGGGAGGCGTCGGACGCCCGGCGCAGCCAGGTGCGGACGGTCGACCGCTCGGAGCGCATCCGCACGTACAACTTCCCTGAAAACCGCATTTCGGACCACAGGGTCGGCTTCAAGGCGTACAACTTGGACCAGGTGCTCGACGGCGAGCTCGACCCGGTCATCCAGGCGTGTGTCGACGCCGACTCGGCCGCCAAGCTCGCCGCCGCCCAGTAA
- a CDS encoding F0F1 ATP synthase subunit B, producing MNALVPMAAEVPQNPLVPPIPELVIGLIAFFIVFGFLAKKLLPNINRVLDERREAIEGGMKKADEAMAEAQQVLEEYRTQLADARHEAARLRQEAQEQGATLIAEMRAEGQRQREEIIAAGHAQIEADRKAASQSLRQDVGKLATDLAGKLVGESLEDHARQSRTIDRFLDELESNAAEAASDATKAEAGR from the coding sequence GTGAACGCCCTGGTCCCCATGGCGGCGGAGGTTCCTCAGAACCCCCTGGTCCCGCCGATTCCAGAGCTGGTCATCGGCCTGATCGCCTTCTTCATCGTCTTCGGCTTCCTCGCCAAGAAGCTTCTCCCGAACATCAACAGGGTTCTGGACGAGCGCCGCGAGGCGATCGAGGGCGGGATGAAGAAGGCCGACGAGGCCATGGCCGAGGCGCAGCAGGTCCTCGAGGAGTACCGGACGCAGCTCGCCGACGCCCGCCATGAGGCCGCGCGACTGCGCCAGGAGGCGCAGGAGCAGGGCGCGACGCTCATCGCCGAGATGCGCGCCGAGGGCCAGCGGCAGCGTGAGGAGATCATCGCCGCCGGTCACGCCCAGATCGAGGCCGACCGCAAGGCTGCCTCGCAGTCGCTGCGTCAGGACGTGGGCAAGCTCGCCACCGACCTGGCCGGCAAGCTCGTCGGTGAGTCCCTGGAGGACCACGCCCGGCAGAGCCGGACCATCGACCGCTTCCTCGATGAGCTCGAAAGCAACGCCGCCGAGGCGGCGTCGGACGCGACGAAGGCTGAGGCCGGCCGATGA
- a CDS encoding F0F1 ATP synthase subunit delta produces the protein MNGASREALASARERFDALTDDTSVDAAKLAEELAAVTALLDREVSLRRVLTDPAQPGQARAELAGRLLGNQVGGPAVDLVTGMVRARWSRSRELADAIEELSYSADLVAAQRAGQLDDVEDELFRFGRIVASSGDLRRALTDRAATVPAKAELLRSLLGGRANPVTERIVTRLVVQPRGRSLEAGLDALSKLAAHRRGRTVAVVTSAVPLSDEQRQRLDAALTELYGRRIHLNLDVDPEVLGGVQIRIGDEVIDGTIAERLDEASRRMAG, from the coding sequence ATGAACGGAGCGAGCCGCGAGGCACTCGCCTCCGCACGCGAGCGCTTCGACGCGTTGACGGACGACACCTCCGTCGACGCGGCGAAGCTCGCCGAGGAGCTGGCTGCCGTCACCGCTCTGCTCGACCGCGAGGTGTCGCTGCGTCGGGTCCTGACCGACCCGGCGCAGCCCGGCCAGGCGCGCGCCGAGCTGGCCGGGCGGCTGCTCGGCAACCAGGTCGGCGGCCCGGCCGTCGACCTGGTCACCGGCATGGTCCGCGCCCGCTGGTCGCGCTCGCGTGAGCTGGCGGACGCGATCGAGGAGCTGTCCTACAGCGCCGACCTCGTCGCGGCGCAGCGGGCCGGCCAGCTCGACGACGTCGAGGACGAGCTGTTCCGGTTCGGCCGGATCGTCGCCTCGTCCGGTGACCTGCGCAGGGCGCTGACCGACCGGGCCGCGACGGTCCCCGCCAAGGCGGAGCTGCTGCGCTCGCTGCTGGGCGGCCGGGCCAACCCGGTCACCGAGCGGATCGTGACGCGCCTTGTCGTACAGCCGCGGGGCCGTAGCCTGGAGGCGGGGCTCGACGCCCTCTCCAAGCTGGCGGCGCACCGCCGGGGCCGTACGGTCGCGGTGGTCACCTCCGCGGTGCCGCTCAGCGATGAGCAGCGGCAGCGTCTCGACGCCGCGCTGACCGAACTGTACGGACGGCGGATCCACCTGAACCTCGACGTGGACCCCGAGGTCCTCGGCGGTGTGCAGATCCGGATCGGCGACGAGGTCATCGACGGGACCATCGCGGAGCGCCTCGACGAGGCGTCCCGGCGGATGGCCGGCTGA
- the prmC gene encoding peptide chain release factor N(5)-glutamine methyltransferase: MNLLLAEVAQATQRLADAGVPSPRFDAEELAAHVHGVKRGELHAVPDADFDARYWEAVARREAREPLQHITGRAFFRYLELAVGPGVFVPRPETESVVGWAIDAVRAMDVVEPLIVDLCTGSGAIALALAQEVPRSRVHAVELSEEALRYASKNVEGSRVVLHHGDALTALPELDGQVDLVVSNPPYIPLTEWEYVAPEARDHDPELALFSGQDGLDTIRGIERTAHRLLRPGGVVVVEHADTQGGQVPWIFTEEKGWADAADHPDLNNRPRFATARRATP, from the coding sequence GTGAACCTGCTGCTCGCCGAGGTGGCCCAGGCCACCCAGCGGCTGGCCGACGCCGGCGTGCCCTCACCGCGTTTCGACGCGGAGGAGCTCGCCGCGCATGTGCACGGGGTCAAGCGGGGCGAGCTGCACGCGGTCCCCGACGCGGACTTCGACGCCCGCTACTGGGAGGCCGTCGCCCGCCGTGAGGCGCGCGAACCGCTGCAGCACATCACCGGCCGCGCCTTCTTCCGTTACCTCGAACTCGCCGTCGGGCCGGGGGTGTTCGTGCCCCGCCCGGAGACCGAGTCGGTGGTCGGCTGGGCGATAGACGCGGTGCGCGCCATGGACGTCGTCGAGCCGCTGATCGTCGACCTGTGCACCGGCTCGGGCGCCATCGCGCTCGCCCTGGCACAGGAGGTGCCGCGCTCGCGGGTGCACGCCGTGGAGCTGTCCGAAGAGGCCCTGCGCTACGCCAGCAAGAACGTCGAGGGGTCCCGCGTCGTTCTCCATCACGGCGACGCGCTGACCGCGCTTCCCGAACTGGACGGTCAGGTCGACCTGGTCGTCTCCAACCCGCCGTACATCCCGCTGACCGAGTGGGAGTACGTCGCGCCCGAGGCACGCGACCACGACCCCGAACTCGCGCTGTTCTCGGGTCAGGACGGCCTGGACACCATCCGGGGCATCGAACGCACCGCGCACCGTCTGCTGCGGCCCGGCGGCGTCGTCGTCGTCGAGCACGCCGACACCCAGGGCGGGCAGGTGCCGTGGATCTTCACCGAGGAGAAGGGGTGGGCGGACGCGGCCGACCACCCCGACCTGAACAACAGGCCCCGCTTCGCCACCGCGCGCCGGGCGACGCCATGA
- a CDS encoding serine hydroxymethyltransferase encodes MPATTASSRSTASSRSGTQDTVAPRAETPEERARAAARDGTAPAGAPDFAALLHQDPEIAGVLLGESTRQSDGLQLIAAENFTSPAVLAALGSPLGNKYAEGYPGARHHGGCEIVDLAERIAIERAKALFGAEHANVQAHSGSSAVLAAYAALLRPGDTVLAMSLPHGGHLTHGSSANFSGRWFDFVGYGVDEDSGLLEYDAIRALALERRPKAIVCGSISYPRHMDYAAFRDIADETGAYLIADVAHPMGLIAGGAAPSPVPYADVVCATTHKVLRGPRGGMILCGAQLAERIDRAVFPFSQGGAQMNAVAAKAVAFGEAATPAFGGYAHQVIVNARGLAQALAGQGLTVTTGGTDTHLITADTTPLGLDAQTARGRLAAAGIVLDTCALPCGTYPKAGPGSTVLAARRTGIRLGTAAVTTQGMGEPEMLRIAELIGAALREDASARQETVALAHRFPPYPDRA; translated from the coding sequence ATGCCCGCCACCACCGCGTCATCCCGCAGCACCGCGTCATCCCGCAGCGGCACCCAGGACACCGTGGCCCCCAGGGCCGAGACGCCCGAGGAGCGGGCACGGGCCGCCGCCCGTGACGGCACGGCACCGGCCGGTGCCCCCGACTTCGCCGCCCTGCTCCATCAGGATCCCGAGATCGCCGGGGTGCTGCTCGGTGAGAGCACGCGTCAGAGCGACGGGCTCCAGCTGATCGCCGCGGAGAACTTCACCTCGCCCGCGGTCCTCGCCGCCCTCGGCTCCCCGCTCGGCAACAAATACGCCGAGGGATACCCGGGTGCCCGGCACCACGGCGGCTGCGAGATCGTCGACCTCGCCGAGCGGATCGCCATCGAACGCGCCAAGGCCCTTTTCGGCGCCGAACACGCCAACGTCCAGGCCCATTCCGGGTCTTCGGCCGTACTGGCCGCCTACGCCGCCCTGCTGCGCCCCGGCGACACCGTCCTGGCGATGTCCCTGCCACACGGGGGGCACCTCACCCACGGATCGTCCGCCAACTTCTCCGGCCGCTGGTTCGACTTCGTCGGCTACGGCGTCGACGAGGACTCCGGGCTCCTCGAATACGACGCGATCCGCGCGCTCGCCCTGGAGCGCCGGCCCAAGGCCATCGTCTGCGGCTCCATCTCCTATCCGCGGCACATGGACTATGCCGCGTTCCGCGATATCGCGGACGAGACCGGCGCCTATCTCATCGCGGACGTGGCGCACCCCATGGGGCTGATCGCCGGGGGAGCGGCGCCCAGCCCGGTCCCGTACGCCGATGTCGTGTGCGCCACCACCCACAAGGTGCTGCGCGGGCCGCGCGGCGGGATGATCCTGTGCGGCGCGCAGCTGGCCGAGCGGATCGACCGGGCGGTGTTCCCGTTCAGCCAGGGGGGAGCCCAGATGAACGCGGTCGCCGCGAAGGCCGTCGCCTTCGGGGAGGCCGCCACGCCCGCCTTCGGCGGGTACGCCCATCAGGTGATCGTCAACGCCCGCGGGCTCGCCCAGGCGCTGGCCGGACAGGGGCTGACGGTCACCACCGGCGGGACCGACACCCATCTGATCACCGCCGACACCACACCGCTCGGCCTGGACGCACAGACCGCCCGCGGCCGGCTGGCGGCGGCCGGGATCGTGCTGGACACCTGCGCGCTGCCCTGCGGGACCTACCCGAAGGCCGGCCCGGGGAGCACCGTCCTCGCCGCGCGCAGGACCGGTATCCGGCTGGGTACCGCCGCGGTGACGACGCAGGGGATGGGCGAGCCGGAGATGCTCCGGATCGCCGAGCTGATCGGCGCGGCGCTGCGCGAGGACGCCTCGGCGCGTCAGGAGACCGTCGCGTTGGCGCACCGGTTCCCGCCCTATCCCGATCGCGCCTGA